Within Diabrotica virgifera virgifera chromosome 7, PGI_DIABVI_V3a, the genomic segment aaaatattcggtccgggcagatattattttggAGTTTTTGGATCTTTCCAAACAAAAAGGGTCTTTTgcaatttttctcttaagttgatcgttattgagttataaacaaattaaaacttaaaacagaacgaaaaatgacgattttcaaggttcaaaaatacAAGTAAAAATATTGGTTTGTAAATTACGTTAGTTAAGTACTTAAATTAAAGTTCAGAAACAAGGTAAGAACTAATGCAAGGAAATGTCATGAACCCAACCGCCTTTAATATTTTTATGGATAAAATCATGAAAGAATTTACACCGTAACTGAAGAAAGTGCATATGGGGTACAGGAATCTCCAAAGTATAAGCATTTCTTAATGTGCATTTGCAGACGATGTAGTTGTTGTCAGAAAAaaaagatttacaaaaaaaaccaaagaaataaaacaagtGAACCATTTGCAATACTTAGTGTTACAATTAAACGAAATAATGGACGGCAGGGCAAAGATATTTAAGAGAGAATTAGTAAAACATCGAAACTATTTGAGCCATTTGATAAAGTCCTACATGGGAAaataatcgatatcctaaaaacataGGAACTTGATGGGAAGGATGTAAGATTGGTCTCAAAACTTATATCCCTAACAACAAGCAACATTTCGgttcgaaaatgaactgtctgAAATGTTCACAGTCGGAAAAGGAGTTAGATAGTCATAGGCATATTGTCACCagtattatttaacatatactctgaaaacatctttagagaggccttggacgaatcagaaaatggtattgcagtaaatagacaacttataaacaatatttatGAGATATGCAGACTATACAGTATTGCTGacagatagtgcgcaggggctccaaaggatgaTGCATAATGTTATaaaagcatgtaacaaatacggcctaaaatttaattgtaagaagacaaaaataatggtcgttagtaagaacaccaacatacacgcccaaattacagtaaacaatacacccctaaaaagagtacagaaaatatgctatctggGCTGCAATATTAAAGATACTTGGGATCATAACtacgcgaataatggcaggaaacagatctttctttgcaatgaaacatctaatgaagtcaaaacttctttcacgaggtgcaaaaatccagatatataagaccataatacgagcagcagtcgcgtatggaagcgaaacatggacgctcataaaaagagaaataaataaattgctggtgtgggaacgtaaaatccttcgaatgatatatggcccttgcagagacagcgtgacaaacggatggaggcgcagatacaataacgagctagagtctctattcggaaaagaaaatctagtcagatatataaaggttaatagactcagatgggcagggcacgTGATAAGCAGTAACGAAAATCGCCTTATAAataatgtgttctgggaaaggccagatggaagaaggtctgtagggcggcctagcaaaaggtggaaagatgcagtcaaagaaaatctagagaaaatgggagtgcaacaatgggaattagtggcacaggaccgacaaacatggaaggcaatagtaaacgcggcaaagactcacgaagagttgtagcgccattgatgatgatgatgaggatcatagctacgaaataaaaactcgtattgaaaaagccagaagctctttagACAGTTTTAGGAAGATTCGCTGCAACttatctttaagtatcaatatacacataagaattcttagatgatatgtctttagtgtcctcctctaTGGAGTAGAAAGCTGACAGAAAACGCCTTAAAACgattagaggcgtttgaaatgtgatAAAACCGACGTATATTGAGGGTCTTATATATACACCACATAACTAACATTACTATTCTCCAAAGGCTAAgaatagacaaagaaataattaacaccgtacaGAACAGCAAAATGGCTTAATTTGGCCACAATATGCGTAATCATAAATATCAACTATggaaagtgatttagatcatatattttttggttgttctaaaaatacaatttactcatctaaattaataaatgatttattaaaatgtaaagtagcaactccttggaatatactatatttattatcacttggttctgtagatgtatacaactctttaattaactttttaaaggacagcaaattatcattataattcccttaaacatttttaattagtaCCTTTGGTAGCTAGTtgttttagctgttaagcttagtgttacttaatatcttttagttgttatctttgttttaaacctgttttgtataacttgataacttgtattccttatgtgtctggcagtatgacggtaagtctaagccaaaaaaaaaaacttctatagttgattctacaaggcaagattgagagCAATCAGAACAACTGATGTATTTCGACCTgctgtgaatagaataagatgggtcaatgtggtcaccaacatctctagaagataggcacttttagaagaagaccaacattatatatatacaccgttcttaggcgtcaacgcccttcggtagggatctatagaggagtatcaccaagccgcaagcccttatctcttgccgtaccgctcctccataggccgatccgaCGCTAGTttatccagaccaagccgtagactctattgagttttatactacggtgttggccttttataaatttcatgacctagctgaggctcgaaccagtgaccgcaaatcgcaaatccactaaacttgtcgatcgactgcgccccagctaactggaccgtcaagaccaaCATTAttccatgcaataaaaaatatcttcttaaacaaaaaataaataacaaggaaaacctgaaatacagttgagtccgcgagtctttacccgtgcgtcattaatacctggcgagataaaacacatactttttatctagcatcattctcttccacgcatgaaactcatgacaaaccagctgccgtttgttattaagtaacaacacatgttatttttatgaaccatctagactcagtgcattgaaaagagataggtacaaaaaaagacgattcggtatgttttcatattttaagcacaatttgtttgacgtttctgctttgtttaattttgtggctgtcagtcagttgaactttttgcggtttttgtcgaatttttgcgttttgaagtttccttaaattacacaaacagttgttttcacgactaattttatattgggctttgaaattttaaggtaaataattctattttggcaattaatatttaaaacatacaaagctaacgtcattcacacagtaaagaaatgactgcgtttagatttccgtcaaagtgaataaaataacaaaaattaaatatgttgttggatttttttataaattgtttatttatttattaatcaataataataaaataatttattaagctacttcaaatgtagctgtaattctgcacaaaaattttgaagcaaaacttacatttgacattctatatatttgataacgtcaaattttataatgaaacccgtaatcggaacagtagccactttctgtcagttgttgttgcgtgaaatagatttccgacttatttcgtatgctttagaTGATGAcacacgggtaaagactcgcggactcaactgtaactgTATTTAAAACCAGACATACAGTTGAGTTTAcagttctttacccgtgcgtcattaatacctggcgagataaaacacacactttttatctagcatcattctcttccatgcatgaaactaaatacaaaccagctaccgcctgttattaagcaaaaacacatgttatttttatgaacgctctaAACTCAGTACATCGAAAAGAGATAAGTACAAAAAAATACCAGTGTGGATGTTCTCAGGATTTTTAGTCCagtttgtgacgtttctggtttgtttacttttgtggctgtcagccaatttttgcattttgaagttttttatattacacaaacagttgttttcacaactaattttatattggtgtTTAAAATCTTATGGTAAGTTTGCCATTCATTTTTACAACacacaaagctaacctcattcacATAGTTAAGGAATGGTTGTTTAagtttccgccaaagtgaataaaatgacaagaaaattgttttattatattttctactttccagagctacttcaaatgtagctgtaattctgcaccaaaattttagaGGACAAGTtacatttgacattatatttatttgataacgtcaaattttattctataacccgtgatcggaacaGTGACCattttctgtcacttgctgttgcgtggaGTAAATTTCCACCTTATgccgtatgctttaaatgatggcgcacgggtaaagaaccctggactcaagTGTAGACTAGTACTTACATACGGCTGCGAATCATGGATATTAACAAGATAATTAACGAGTAAGATACAAGCCTTAGAGATGAAATATTTATGAAGAGTTAGAGGAGTGACGATGAGAGGCATAATAAGAAACACAGATGTACGGACAGACCTTAAGACGAAATTAATACTTGaatatattaaagaaaaacaacTAAGTTTGGTGCAAACAACTAAGCCAGGATACAAAAGGAAAGAACTAGAGGGAGAACTGGAGAAGATTGGGATACAGCAGTCGCGAAAGAAAAGCATTCAAGGAAGGGGAAAACAATAGTAGAACGAAACATATTAGCatataacaaaaaacaatggtTAACATTTGTACACACATAAAGATACGAGTCAGTCCCaacactgaaaagtaaaagggactaAAAGACTAATTGTGTGACACTAAAAATGATTGGGTAAGTAATAAAATTCttttcaaaactatagaagacaTCTGACTCCTACGAAAACTTTGTAGACGATTTTAATCTCTAGTGCAGAGTTAAAGctggataaaatatttttttggaaattctcGATATAAAAATCAACCGgtttttgaatttttgttaacaaatttatttttagaGTTTTAGGGAGGTAGAAATTTGAGTTGGGACATCATGTATTATAATACAATACTACTCAAATATTGCTGTCAAAGATAAACTTACCGCGGCAAAAGCCCAACAACCTGCGCACTTTCCTTGACTCTTAACAGGGCTGACAGCTCCTACCATCCTCCAGTCGACACTGTCCGGGAAAACAACATTCGCACTCGGGACGAATGTTGAAGCTGGTTTCAAAGGTACATCAGGTTCCCTTCTACTTCTATTGAACCCGTTAAAGTTGTTATTGAATTCGTGAAGCAACATATCGGCAAACTCGTTAATTTTGAAGACAAAGTTTCTTCTTCCTTCGGCGTAATCCATATTGAACCGCATAATTTTTGCTCTGTTTTCGATAAAAACTTCTCGCCTAAATCTTGCTTCATCTTGGCTGGCATACACTTTATTAAATCTcgtcttaaaaaataaaaataaataattaaagaatatacttataaacaatatttataattataattttattttacgTTAACTATGTAAAGATGGATAACAAAATTTGTAAATGAACAGTGCAAGGAGATAGAAACACTCAAAAGAAAACACGAAAACAcgaaaaaatacacaaaacaccTGCAAAACATACAGACAAAAACAACAGATTTATAATAGATAAGTAGGAAGAAACAGAAGTATGAAAAACCTACATATCCGAATGTTTTGATGATCACCCAGACAATAACTTCAATCTACATTATTTGTCACACTACCTAGAAAATCCAACTCAAGAAGATGTAACAAGTATCGTTTGATAAGTCTTAGcccagccgcacaccaaagaaacatgaaacgcaaattacgtttcatggaaataaaccactgctaaacaaatatatatccggccatttatgagactctccgaaaataaaaatgtgtcatgagcatgaatcacactcgtttcattgataggcggactttgagatttatttagcagtgttttcttttcatgaaacatgtttttcgtttcatgattcatgtttttcgtttcatgtttctttggtgtgcggcttggcttacgGTCAttcgttaaaaatatttttacgaagCCTACACTCTAGGCTATGAAAGATAGATAAAACCAGAAGTGTAAGCTAATTCGGTTTCAAAAATGGTATGGGCCCAAAGATTGTTTATTCGCAGTGGAAATATTGTTCCAAAAAAAATCTCGATCAGCAGAGAAATACAGcacaaaaaatgtataaatctgCTCAAACAAATTGGGTGAGATGGTAAAGATATAAGGAAAAGCAAGAAGTTGTATTGGAACCAGTCAGTTCACATAAAAGTCGGAAATATACCAACATCGGATAATCAAATTTTGAAAGAAgccagacagggatgtatactgtCGTCAGTCCTGTTCAATTTATATTCTCAATCCATTCGGTGAATGGAAAACCTGTAAATAACATCCGATATGCTAATGACACGGTCCTCCTTGCTAATGATGAGAAAAAGTTACAGTTCCTAATAAATAAAGCTAATAACATGAGTCTTAAAATGAATATAAAGAAAACAATTTCCATGGTCATCAGTAAAGGTGATATAGACAATATCAGGGTACCTGTAATAAATAGTAAAGTAATAAATAGTAATAATAGTAAATCAGGACATAGAAAAAGTAAAGAGAATTGAGTAATTGGGTTTCTGACTAAACGATAAATGGGATCCTGATGATGGAGTCAAAATAAAATCGAAATAGACAGGAGGACGTTCTTCAAAATAAGATTACTATTCTGCAACAGAGAGCTGAGTGTGACTACTTAATGGGGTGCTATTAAATGCTACCTACTGTATACACTGTTATGCCGAGTTGAGGGCTGGACATTAAAGGCAAGAACCATGTCATCTCTGGATTCTTTTGAGATGTGGTTGTACCGGCGGTTattaaaaataccatggatcTAAACCATTGTGTGTTGGAAATTCTAAAGAGAGGGAACTATTGACAACAATTAAGCGAATAAAAGTAGCTTATTTTGGTCATATATTTAGAAACAATAAGTATGGTTTTCTGCAGTTGATCTTTGAAGGAAATTTGGAAGTAAAACAGGGGATCGAACCAAAGAAACTCTCATGACTGCGAGACTTAACACTACCTCGACATTGGGTACAATACTCGAAGGCTTGACATAAATTTAAAAGTATATTTACCTATACCATACATATCCGAAATACAttaatttatgcctggttgcaccaacaaatcttagactccagctcagcttatagatagggccgctttaagtctcatttacgttgcaccataattttcgattcttatctaagcacgtcttaactgcaatgctttttaaatgcattcatttttttcgaatcctaaaaaaactaataaacatttttgaaaaatttaaacgcagaatgaaaaactaCTTGATTACTGAGGGCAGAAAGAcccttaaaataaaaaaaagtttcttttgaatgagatatttgaaattcaaATCATACTCGCTTTTCTCGGTTTTTActcctgtaatttattaaaataaacatagaggtttacagggactttcgaccctcggtaacaatgtaatcttccattctgcgtttaaatttttcaaaaatagttttagttttcttaggattagaaaaaaatatatgtatttaaaaagcattggcttGAAATTTTGCGCCTGTGCtcttaaggcacgtcttaagcttaagatctgttggtgcaaccaggcattagagaCTTGTATACTAAAACACACTCAAAGCACATTCAAAATAGTGTACCTAGATATATCTAACAATTTTTATAAGTTTGCATTAAATGCTATATGGCAAAATTTTAGCTCCCTATATGGCCCCAGGTGTCCCCTATcgcaaaaaatgtatttttccgcaaatcgccaggaaattttgacattcctgtcaaaattccttgaagaaaaagtcaggacttccttactgtaaggaaatgatatttccgtacagttgttagtgttctacataaatgatagaaaattattaataatccataaaacgtctgtatgcattttcgtacttttctcttgatttctttggcaataattctaatgaagcagtattcactgcctcaaccagctctggaggagtcccaggaatggaaatttcatcatcacttatcattttactttcgagaacaccagcaattaaatttataagcgtcaagtttgacaattcaacctcaatacgtttccatagtaacccaagtaattttattaggaatttcaaagcaccatttatttgggaataaaattatcgcgttttttttaaatcaatcaatatctgtcgaattttaaacgatttgcggaaaaatagtatgtttacctcgtaggaaaagccacattcctggactctgtgttgctaagtctcggcttgcgcctcgacttagcaatcttcacagtcgtccaggaatgttaagcttttcctacccggtaaacaatgtactattttctGAATCATCAAATAATCTTATTTCATCTGGTTTCggattaaaatattaaaatatgaaataaaagaTTCAGATTTTTGTGAATCGGTGATTAACTCATTTGAAAACGATGTGTTACCAAAATATTTTGGAGTAAAATGATTAtaagtaaaaataattatttcgtAGCTtgccaaaaattatctacataacccataaaaaaatgaaaaaatttttctGAGCTTAATTTTGATCCAAAACATCTGAGAAAAATCAGTATGTATTTGAGCACAACAATGTACATTCAAGAAATTTGTTAGTTTTCACAGCAAAGGATCgctcaaaaaaaataattttgaaaaaacacattttttgggATATGGAACACGTGGGGCCACATAGGaaactaaaaatttggttaggggCTTTTTAAATATGCACTTTTGATTACCCTATCCCAAGTAAGAATCCAGCCGAGTGCAtattttaccatcttatcccgctatagcctttcgTGACCCTTACATAATATTTAAGATAAGTACTCACTGTAAAAGAACTCCATTCCTGTTCTATAACCTCTTCGAAACTTTGTCCAGACAGAGCTGGTACCTGAGGGAAATCCGCAGATAGTTGATTAACGTTTTGTGTATGTTGAGGAGGATTGTTTCCAAAATCTTGCACAGGTGGCGGAATATTGTTTCTAAAATCTTGTACAGGTGGGTGAGGATTATTTCTAAAATCTTGGACAGGTTGTGGAAGATTGTTTTCAAAATCTTGGACAGGTCGAGGAGCACTAGCAGTAAAATCGTGCACTGGTAAGGTTGGGATATGACCAGAAAATTCGAATGGACGTGGCGTAGTTGTAGTCGTTGTTGTCGTGggttttgttgttgtttttgtagGTGGACGTGTACCAGGGAAGTCATTAAAAGCTCCCTGATTATGATTAAATGGTTGAGGAATTGATGTTCCAGGTAGTTTTGTGAAACCGCCAGAGAACCCACTTTGATGTTGGGATCCTCTATCTTCATGAGAAATATTTGATGGAATAATTGGAAAAGGTGATAAGTGTGGACCGGCTTCATGTAAATGTTTGTCAAAGAATTCGAAGGAGTCAAGAGTAACGCCGGTATCAAGATTTCCATTACTTGTTGTGCCAGTGTTACCTTCGTTGGAAGTAAAACCGAATCCAGTATTTCCAGATAAGCTGCCTTGTGATGAGAAACCAAAACCTCCTCTaatttcattattaatttttccGGTATTTTGATGGAAGttagctaaaaatttattaatttagtaatttattaGTACCTACTCCCATTTTATTTTAAGATTGTACATTATAGCTGTTGTAGAAtaccatatattttttttattatctttttttttcatagtGGAGATTAAGAGTTTCAGTAAATATCACAGAATTGTGTTGAAGTTTTACAATTATAAACTAAAGTTTTAAATCGAAATTATCTTTATGTCGCAATTGCAACCCTATCTAAATGCAGAGGTACGAATCAACACTCCACTTTAAAAACAATTCACCACTT encodes:
- the LOC114326559 gene encoding uncharacterized protein LOC114326559: MKGTLLFLVLLISSTIAQHRIVRAKLGNLGAPQTIDLPDLGFAQGFLPSSLANAKHVNIKISKAKSSGFGAGSGNAEHGENIGFTARGAFSDNSGANINGIRGGFGFSSNGGSTASAGNTGFGVKAQLSANNAGVRGGFDFSSNRGNAVNAGNTAFGATGLDNSAKDSANFHQNTGKINNEIRGGFGFSSQGSLSGNTGFGFTSNEGNTGTTSNGNLDTGVTLDSFEFFDKHLHEAGPHLSPFPIIPSNISHEDRGSQHQSGFSGGFTKLPGTSIPQPFNHNQGAFNDFPGTRPPTKTTTKPTTTTTTTTPRPFEFSGHIPTLPVHDFTASAPRPVQDFENNLPQPVQDFRNNPHPPVQDFRNNIPPPVQDFGNNPPQHTQNVNQLSADFPQVPALSGQSFEEVIEQEWSSFTTRFNKVYASQDEARFRREVFIENRAKIMRFNMDYAEGRRNFVFKINEFADMLLHEFNNNFNGFNRSRREPDVPLKPASTFVPSANVVFPDSVDWRMVGAVSPVKSQGKCAGCWAFAAAGALEGHTFRKTGKLVEVSAQNLIDCTQPYGNNGCAGGLMDPAFEYVRDNNGVDSDQSYPYEGVNGQCRFRREDVVATCTGFVDIGENDEKGLEIALATLGPVTAAIDAGKETFQFYSEGIYDDPACGNTPEQMNHAVLIVGYGQEADGRKYWLVKNSYGPNWGIGGYVKMAKENNNQCGIAIQASYPLV